The following coding sequences lie in one Terriglobia bacterium genomic window:
- a CDS encoding lipid-binding SYLF domain-containing protein: MKKVLVGLLLSVFTTLSWAQDRDKVLDRVSEAGTVMNEIMAAPDKGIPEDILGSSQCVAVVPSMLKGGFIVGASYGKGVASCKTSSGWSAPAFFRVEGGSFGFQIGGQAVDLVMVIMNERGMRALLSSKFKLGADASVAAGPVGRHAEGATDWKMRAQVLTYSRARGVFAGVTLNGAVIKQDHDDTRAFYGRMISYRALLTGVHPAPADANPFLETLRQYAPVKAAEAPKPATEKQAEKQ; this comes from the coding sequence ATGAAAAAAGTCCTGGTTGGTTTGCTGCTAAGTGTGTTCACAACCCTGAGCTGGGCGCAAGATCGCGACAAAGTGCTGGATCGCGTCAGCGAGGCGGGCACGGTGATGAACGAAATCATGGCCGCGCCCGACAAGGGCATTCCGGAAGACATCCTCGGGTCGTCGCAGTGCGTCGCCGTGGTGCCCTCCATGCTGAAGGGCGGATTCATTGTCGGTGCGTCGTACGGCAAAGGCGTGGCGAGTTGCAAGACCTCGAGCGGCTGGAGCGCGCCCGCGTTTTTCCGCGTGGAAGGCGGCAGCTTCGGGTTCCAGATCGGCGGGCAGGCGGTGGACCTGGTGATGGTGATCATGAACGAGCGCGGCATGCGGGCCCTGCTGTCGAGCAAGTTCAAGCTGGGCGCGGATGCGTCGGTAGCGGCCGGGCCGGTGGGCCGTCACGCCGAAGGCGCCACCGACTGGAAGATGCGCGCGCAGGTGTTGACCTATTCGCGGGCGCGCGGCGTGTTTGCCGGAGTAACGCTGAACGGTGCGGTGATCAAGCAGGACCACGACGACACGCGCGCCTTCTACGGGCGCATGATTTCGTATCGCGCACTGCTGACCGGCGTGCACCCGGCGCCGGCGGATGCCAATCCTTTCCTGGAGACATTGCGGCAATACGCGCCGGTGAAAGCGGCGGAAGCGCCCAAGCCGGCGACGGAAAAGCAGGCGGAAAAACAGTAG
- a CDS encoding response regulator transcription factor — MKAAAAKKPKIRVAVIEPDPLRLIGFRALFESQPEFEIVSVPLDKVATEPDLDLVMLGSHGSQNLFDLMAGLKASRPGLRLLVCGSGADDETILKAVAAGAKGYVDEAATPEEFAMAIRIVNQGSVWAPRKVLSIFIERVTTSPGRIFPAGRVTFTDREKEVLEMLVAGRSNKEIGAALGIEERTVKAHVAKLMRKVGVQNRIALSVHAITHSLVTK, encoded by the coding sequence ATGAAAGCGGCCGCGGCCAAAAAACCCAAGATCCGCGTTGCTGTCATTGAGCCCGATCCGCTGCGGCTGATCGGTTTTCGCGCGTTGTTCGAATCCCAACCCGAATTTGAGATCGTCTCGGTCCCGTTGGATAAGGTGGCGACCGAGCCGGATCTGGACTTGGTGATGCTCGGCAGCCACGGGTCACAGAACCTGTTCGACCTGATGGCGGGGCTGAAGGCGTCACGTCCCGGCCTGCGCTTGCTGGTGTGCGGTTCGGGCGCGGACGACGAAACCATCCTCAAGGCGGTGGCGGCCGGCGCCAAGGGATACGTGGACGAAGCGGCGACGCCGGAGGAGTTCGCGATGGCCATTCGCATCGTGAACCAGGGATCGGTCTGGGCGCCGCGCAAGGTGCTGTCCATTTTTATCGAGCGGGTTACGACCTCGCCGGGGCGGATTTTCCCGGCGGGACGCGTGACTTTTACCGACCGCGAAAAAGAAGTGCTGGAAATGCTGGTTGCAGGACGATCGAACAAGGAAATTGGGGCGGCGCTGGGCATCGAAGAGCGCACGGTGAAGGCGCACGTCGCCAAGCTGATGCGCAAGGTCGGAGTGCAGAACCGGATCGCCCTGTCAGTGCATGCCATCACGCACTCTTTAGTCACAAAGTAG
- a CDS encoding dihydrofolate reductase family protein, with protein sequence MQKFEVLFDEGEPAAVEDAAYEPYGRLGFPPAPAGRPWIYSNFVQSLDGIVSFKGKHAAGSDIARSQQDRWLMDLLRAHADAVLVGANTLLDETELGGRPRGPVFRIMDAELRRLRQKLGKRREMNIVVTGSARLDLSAFRVFDGELVDAVVVTTKSGAQRLAEKQIHPQVRVIVAGENKFVDLTAAAGLLRRELGVEHLLCEGGPTLYGYLSRAGLVDEKFVTMSPVEIGQLAPPEQEKSVADLRNPSPYRPTTFHAPGFTFENAPWWRWMSCRRVADHQFSRFRKK encoded by the coding sequence ATGCAAAAGTTCGAGGTCCTGTTTGACGAGGGCGAGCCGGCGGCGGTGGAGGATGCGGCCTACGAGCCGTACGGCCGCTTGGGATTTCCCCCGGCGCCGGCGGGCAGGCCGTGGATTTACTCGAATTTCGTCCAGTCGCTGGACGGGATCGTGTCGTTCAAGGGCAAGCACGCGGCCGGGTCCGACATTGCGCGCTCGCAACAGGACCGCTGGCTGATGGACCTGCTGCGGGCGCATGCCGACGCCGTGCTGGTCGGGGCGAACACGCTGCTCGACGAGACCGAGCTCGGCGGCAGGCCGCGCGGGCCGGTGTTCCGCATCATGGACGCGGAACTGCGGCGTTTGCGGCAGAAACTGGGAAAGCGGCGCGAGATGAACATTGTCGTGACCGGCTCGGCGAGGTTGGACTTGTCGGCCTTTCGGGTGTTCGACGGTGAGCTGGTGGACGCGGTGGTGGTCACCACAAAATCCGGGGCACAGCGGCTGGCGGAGAAGCAAATCCATCCGCAGGTGCGGGTGATCGTGGCGGGCGAAAACAAGTTCGTGGACTTGACCGCTGCCGCCGGGCTGCTGCGGCGCGAGCTTGGCGTCGAGCACCTGCTCTGCGAGGGCGGCCCGACGTTGTATGGATACTTGTCGCGCGCCGGCTTGGTGGACGAGAAGTTCGTGACCATGTCGCCGGTCGAGATCGGACAACTGGCGCCGCCGGAGCAGGAGAAATCAGTGGCGGACCTGCGGAACCCGTCGCCGTACCGGCCGACGACGTTTCACGCGCCTGGATTTACGTTCGAAAATGCACCGTGGTGGCGGTGGATGAGTTGCCGGAGAGTGGCGGACCACCAGTTTTCGAGGTTCCGGAAAAAGTAG
- a CDS encoding lysophospholipid acyltransferase family protein, whose translation MRHRLEYALVWPVVKILGAMPRSLARAAAIMLAGAVYHLHRRLRKVGLHNLEIAYPEMAAAERRKIVRGVFVSLGRQLAEFCRFPRYTRDNVAQVAVYEGFENFDAAQRRGKGVLFLTAHLGGWEVGSFVHSIHGHTMRIVVRALDNPYLDRLVERYRTLHGNSTFEKQDFARGLISAMRAGETVGLLMDQNMTPPAGVFVDFFGVPACAASGIARVALRTDSSVVPAFTIWDDVRRKYRITFAPRLTLPKTGDDERDVLNATQLFTRVIEEYVRKYPDQWLWVHRRWKTRPEGEQPLY comes from the coding sequence ATGCGCCATCGTCTCGAGTATGCGCTGGTCTGGCCCGTGGTGAAGATCCTGGGGGCAATGCCGCGTTCGCTGGCGCGCGCGGCGGCGATCATGCTGGCGGGCGCGGTGTATCACCTGCACCGGCGCTTGCGGAAGGTGGGGTTGCACAACCTGGAGATTGCCTATCCGGAAATGGCGGCCGCCGAGCGAAGGAAGATCGTGCGCGGCGTGTTTGTATCGCTGGGCCGGCAACTGGCGGAGTTCTGCCGGTTTCCGCGCTACACCCGGGACAACGTTGCGCAGGTCGCGGTCTATGAGGGCTTCGAGAATTTCGACGCGGCGCAACGCCGTGGCAAGGGCGTGCTGTTTCTGACCGCGCACCTGGGAGGATGGGAGGTCGGGTCGTTCGTTCATTCCATCCACGGCCACACCATGCGGATCGTGGTTCGCGCGCTGGACAATCCGTACCTCGACCGCTTAGTCGAGCGCTATCGGACGTTGCACGGCAACTCGACTTTCGAAAAGCAGGACTTCGCGCGCGGGCTGATTTCGGCGATGCGCGCGGGTGAGACGGTCGGGCTGCTGATGGACCAGAACATGACCCCGCCGGCGGGCGTGTTTGTGGATTTTTTTGGCGTGCCGGCATGTGCCGCAAGCGGCATCGCGCGGGTGGCGTTGCGCACGGACTCGTCGGTGGTGCCGGCGTTCACCATCTGGGACGATGTGCGGCGAAAATACCGCATCACGTTTGCGCCGCGGCTGACGCTGCCGAAAACCGGCGATGACGAGCGCGACGTGCTCAACGCCACGCAGTTGTTCACCCGCGTGATCGAGGAGTACGTGCGGAAATATCCCGACCAGTGGTTGTGGGTGCATCGCAGATGGAAGACAAGGCCGGAGGGGGAGCAGCCGTTGTACTAG
- a CDS encoding cytochrome c has translation MVACRYWWKIVVVAGVIALLTSCRASAPGGAEAALVKEIKQQTIGGKDWKNPLPDTPENQRTGAEHFQHHCQICHGLDGHNTGVPFADTMSPPVADLGDKSVQAYSDGQLKWIIQNGIRFTGMPGWTGVLDDNEQWAIIGYIRHLPAKGSLGPPPVYQAAEEEHKHAEEGQGSQPHQHKHGEQEHKH, from the coding sequence ATGGTTGCTTGCAGGTATTGGTGGAAGATAGTTGTCGTTGCCGGCGTCATCGCGCTCCTGACTTCCTGCCGAGCCAGCGCCCCGGGCGGCGCCGAGGCCGCGCTGGTCAAGGAAATCAAGCAGCAGACCATCGGCGGGAAAGATTGGAAAAATCCGCTGCCCGACACGCCGGAGAACCAGAGAACCGGCGCCGAGCATTTCCAGCATCATTGCCAGATTTGTCACGGCCTCGATGGCCACAACACCGGGGTGCCATTCGCCGACACCATGTCGCCCCCGGTCGCCGACCTCGGCGACAAGAGCGTCCAGGCCTACAGCGACGGCCAGTTGAAATGGATCATCCAGAATGGGATCCGGTTCACCGGCATGCCCGGCTGGACCGGCGTCCTCGACGACAACGAGCAGTGGGCCATCATTGGCTACATCCGCCACCTGCCCGCGAAGGGTTCGCTCGGTCCGCCGCCGGTCTATCAGGCGGCGGAAGAGGAACACAAGCATGCTGAGGAAGGCCAGGGCTCACAGCCGCACCAGCACAAGCACGGAGAGCAGGAACATAAGCACTGA
- the lpxD gene encoding UDP-3-O-(3-hydroxymyristoyl)glucosamine N-acyltransferase: MKLSEIAKHIGGRVVGADVEVGSVASIESATARDVVFVDNEKHLAAALRSKAMAVIAGEFADTGQRPAPHNSLLIAKQPRLAFAKASELLSAEKRPVAGVHRTAVVHERARLGRGVAVGAHAVVSENVTIGDHTAIGAGAYIGAGVRVGTGCDIKSNVSIYPGATVGDRVIVHAGAVLGSDGFGFVRDERSGRYTKFPQIGRLEIGDDVEIGANSTVDRGALDATVIGRGTKLDNLVHVGHNVRIGENVVIAAQTGISGSAVIEDGVVVAGQVGIADHVTVESGTILGAQCGVPSGKVIRGKGIVFWGTPARPIKQYLKELAVLARLAKK; the protein is encoded by the coding sequence ATGAAGCTCAGCGAGATTGCAAAACACATCGGCGGGAGGGTGGTGGGCGCAGACGTTGAGGTCGGCTCGGTGGCGAGCATCGAGTCGGCAACGGCGCGGGATGTCGTGTTCGTCGACAACGAAAAGCATCTGGCGGCGGCGCTCCGGTCGAAAGCAATGGCGGTGATTGCGGGTGAGTTTGCGGACACGGGTCAGAGACCAGCGCCACACAACTCGCTGCTCATCGCGAAGCAGCCGAGGCTGGCGTTTGCCAAGGCGTCGGAGTTGTTGTCTGCAGAAAAAAGGCCGGTGGCGGGGGTTCACCGAACCGCGGTGGTGCATGAGCGCGCGCGGCTGGGCAGGGGAGTTGCCGTCGGGGCGCATGCGGTGGTTTCGGAAAACGTCACCATCGGTGACCACACCGCGATTGGCGCAGGCGCGTATATCGGCGCCGGCGTGCGCGTTGGAACAGGTTGCGACATCAAGTCGAATGTCAGTATTTATCCCGGCGCGACCGTGGGCGACCGCGTGATCGTGCATGCCGGAGCGGTGCTGGGCAGCGACGGTTTCGGATTCGTGCGCGATGAGCGGAGCGGCAGGTACACGAAATTTCCGCAGATCGGCAGGCTGGAGATTGGCGACGATGTGGAGATCGGCGCCAACAGCACGGTGGACCGGGGCGCGCTCGACGCGACCGTGATCGGGCGCGGCACCAAGCTGGACAACCTGGTGCATGTCGGGCATAACGTGCGCATCGGCGAAAATGTAGTGATCGCGGCGCAGACAGGGATTTCGGGCAGCGCCGTGATCGAAGATGGCGTGGTGGTCGCCGGGCAGGTGGGGATCGCGGACCACGTCACCGTCGAGAGTGGCACGATCTTGGGCGCGCAGTGCGGCGTGCCCAGCGGAAAGGTCATCCGCGGCAAGGGCATCGTTTTCTGGGGAACGCCGGCGAGGCCCATCAAACAGTATTTGAAAGAGCTGGCCGTGCTGGCGAGACTAGCGAAAAAATAG